A genome region from Tolypothrix sp. PCC 7712 includes the following:
- a CDS encoding TetR family transcriptional regulator, which produces MASPTHSARQRLIQAALELFTAQGVSGTTTRQIAEKAEVNEVTLFRHFGNKHGLLLAVLEESAVFKTLGESLVRRASPPGSVYQALKDYASDNLLALERVPELVRSVVGEADQYPAENRRALGKGLTEANRYVAQYLATVIQQGHLNTYLPAEKLASLLNGMLLGYAVIEFTSEFHELWEDRDDFLETLVELFLRGAMSPSPELAINNPTEINITTEVSDLPASLVHEIFRQARKAGIQDYALVYVLFGAGLSAKEIVNLQRSHQIYDDQGHFLQITTPGLVRQVPVNQWIMGKHYGSYTNNPLIKWLKSRKDSQTAMFLNNLGEPISASEIETHWQTWTQGMLTPQGQPPVIAQAQHTWRVEMLMRGMTLENLSILTGCDRTQLQPYARRSREKAALEQATKLDHKPT; this is translated from the coding sequence ATGGCATCTCCCACCCATTCAGCTCGTCAACGCCTGATTCAAGCAGCACTGGAACTATTTACTGCTCAAGGAGTCAGCGGTACGACAACGCGCCAAATTGCAGAAAAGGCTGAAGTGAACGAAGTCACGTTATTTCGGCATTTTGGTAATAAGCATGGACTGCTATTAGCGGTTTTAGAAGAATCTGCTGTGTTCAAAACTTTAGGGGAGTCTTTGGTACGCCGGGCTAGTCCCCCTGGTAGTGTTTATCAAGCCCTGAAAGACTATGCAAGTGATAACTTGCTTGCATTAGAACGAGTACCAGAGTTAGTAAGGTCTGTAGTTGGTGAAGCTGACCAATACCCCGCAGAAAATCGCCGCGCCTTGGGGAAAGGATTAACAGAAGCTAACCGCTATGTAGCCCAGTATTTAGCTACGGTAATTCAGCAAGGACATTTAAATACCTATCTGCCGGCAGAAAAATTAGCAAGTTTGCTGAATGGAATGCTGTTGGGATATGCCGTCATTGAATTTACTAGCGAATTTCATGAACTTTGGGAAGACCGAGATGATTTTTTAGAAACCTTGGTGGAATTGTTTTTACGCGGTGCGATGTCACCCTCACCAGAGTTAGCAATCAATAATCCCACAGAAATTAACATAACTACAGAGGTATCTGATTTACCTGCTAGTTTAGTTCACGAAATTTTTCGCCAAGCCAGAAAAGCCGGAATCCAAGATTATGCCTTGGTGTATGTATTATTTGGTGCTGGTTTATCTGCCAAAGAAATAGTTAACTTACAGCGATCGCACCAAATTTATGACGATCAAGGGCACTTTTTACAAATTACCACCCCGGGATTAGTCCGCCAAGTACCTGTAAATCAGTGGATTATGGGCAAACATTATGGCTCCTATACAAATAATCCCTTAATTAAATGGCTAAAAAGTCGTAAAGACAGCCAAACAGCTATGTTTCTTAATAATCTCGGAGAACCAATTTCTGCATCAGAAATTGAAACTCATTGGCAAACCTGGACACAAGGAATGTTAACACCCCAAGGACAACCCCCAGTCATCGCCCAAGCACAACACACCTGGCGCGTAGAAATGTTAATGCGAGGTATGACTTTAGAAAATTTAAGCATTCTTACAGGTTGCGATCGCACCCAACTACAACCCTATGCCCGCCGTTCCAGAGAAAAAGCGGCATTAGAACAAGCTACAAAGCTAGATCATAAGCCGACGTAA
- a CDS encoding B12-binding domain-containing radical SAM protein has translation MRVLLVYPIFPKTFWSYEKILALVDRKVLLPPLGLVTVAAILPQEWEYKLVDRNIRPVTEAEWAWADVVIFSAMIVQKQDLLDQIQEAKRRGKLVAVGGPYPTSTPHEVQNVGADFLILDEGEITLPMFVEAIQRGETSGTFRTDEKPDVTITPVPRFDLLEFDAYDMMSVQFSRGCPFQCEFCDIIVLYGRKPRTKTPAQLLAELDYLYELGWRRGVFMVDDNFIGNKRNVKLLLKELKVWMQEHQYPFRFDTEASIDLAQDPELMELMVESGFAAVFLGIETPDEDSLQLTKKFQNTRSSLTEAVQSIIKAGLRPMAGFIIGFDGEKAGAGDRIVRFAEQAAIPSTTFAMLQALPNTALWHRLKKEGRLRENKDGNINQTTLMNFVATRPLEDIAREYIEAFCALYDPVKYLDRTYRCFLMMGAPSWKAPFKWPELIVIKALLIVIWRQGIKRETRWKFWHHLFSMIKRNPGVAEHYLSACAHNEHFLEYRQIVRDQIESQLAEYLAQGPEKPYVPPVKEKAEAGVS, from the coding sequence ATGCGAGTCCTGCTGGTGTATCCAATATTTCCCAAAACCTTTTGGTCTTATGAAAAAATTTTGGCGTTAGTCGATCGCAAGGTTTTGTTACCACCTTTGGGTTTAGTAACAGTGGCGGCAATTCTTCCTCAAGAATGGGAATATAAGCTGGTTGATCGCAACATTCGCCCAGTCACCGAAGCAGAATGGGCTTGGGCTGATGTAGTCATTTTCTCCGCCATGATTGTCCAGAAACAGGACTTACTAGACCAAATCCAAGAAGCAAAGCGGCGTGGTAAGTTAGTCGCCGTAGGCGGCCCCTATCCCACCTCGACACCTCATGAAGTGCAAAATGTAGGCGCAGATTTTCTGATTCTCGATGAAGGGGAAATCACCTTACCCATGTTCGTCGAGGCGATTCAACGGGGCGAAACCTCTGGTACTTTCCGCACTGATGAAAAACCAGATGTAACAATCACACCAGTACCCCGCTTTGATTTATTAGAATTTGATGCTTACGACATGATGTCTGTGCAGTTTTCGCGGGGTTGCCCCTTCCAATGCGAATTCTGTGACATTATCGTTCTCTATGGTCGTAAACCGCGTACCAAAACGCCAGCCCAATTGTTAGCAGAGTTGGATTACCTCTATGAATTAGGTTGGCGGCGGGGTGTATTCATGGTGGATGACAACTTTATTGGCAACAAACGCAATGTGAAATTGTTACTGAAAGAGTTAAAAGTTTGGATGCAAGAACATCAATATCCTTTCCGCTTTGATACTGAAGCCTCTATTGATTTAGCCCAAGATCCAGAACTAATGGAATTGATGGTGGAATCTGGTTTTGCGGCGGTATTTTTGGGAATTGAAACGCCAGATGAAGATAGCTTGCAACTGACGAAGAAATTTCAAAATACCCGCAGTTCCCTCACTGAAGCTGTACAAAGCATCATCAAAGCCGGATTGCGGCCAATGGCTGGGTTTATCATCGGGTTTGATGGTGAGAAAGCCGGTGCAGGCGATCGCATTGTCCGGTTTGCTGAACAAGCTGCCATTCCTTCTACTACTTTCGCTATGTTACAAGCGCTACCTAACACAGCCTTGTGGCATCGCCTGAAAAAAGAAGGCAGATTACGGGAAAACAAAGACGGCAACATCAACCAAACTACTTTGATGAACTTTGTTGCTACCCGTCCCCTGGAAGATATTGCCAGAGAATACATAGAAGCATTTTGTGCTTTATACGATCCAGTGAAGTATTTGGATCGTACCTACCGCTGCTTTTTAATGATGGGTGCGCCCAGTTGGAAAGCACCATTTAAATGGCCAGAATTGATAGTAATTAAAGCGTTGTTAATTGTCATTTGGCGACAAGGCATTAAACGCGAAACTCGCTGGAAATTCTGGCATCACTTATTTAGCATGATCAAGCGTAACCCCGGAGTTGCCGAGCATTATCTCTCAGCCTGTGCCCATAACGAGCATTTTCTGGAATACCGCCAAATTGTGCGCGATCAAATAGAAAGTCAGCTAGCAGAATATCTCGCCCAAGGCCCAGAAAAACCTTACGTACCACCTGTGAAGGAAAAGGCTGAAGCTGGAGTTAGTTAA
- a CDS encoding NAD-dependent epimerase/dehydratase family protein, giving the protein MSQKRILVTGASGCIGHYISEALIQETDYELYLLVRNPSKLQVNLQARPGITVLQGDMQEIGKFADLLSTIDVAVLTATAWGGEQTFNINVNKTLELLKLLDPEKCEQVIYFSTASVLSHHNQPLKEAGEIGTDYVSSKYHCLQELPKLAIAPKITTVFPTLVLGGDANKPYSHLTAGIPEVTKYVNLIRFLQTDGSFHFIHGKDIATTVKYLIENPSSGNEFRKFVLGQEKLTVNQAVEQLCAYLGKKIYFRLPLSLSLANLIIAVFRIQMAAWDRFCMNYRHFTYENAINPASFGLPNYCATMSDVLKISGVKRH; this is encoded by the coding sequence ATGAGTCAGAAACGAATTTTAGTGACTGGTGCAAGTGGCTGTATAGGTCACTACATAAGTGAAGCCTTAATTCAAGAAACAGATTACGAACTGTATCTCCTAGTGAGAAACCCCAGTAAACTCCAAGTTAATCTTCAGGCGCGTCCAGGTATCACCGTATTGCAAGGTGATATGCAAGAAATTGGCAAGTTCGCTGACTTACTCTCAACAATTGATGTGGCGGTGCTAACAGCCACGGCTTGGGGTGGAGAGCAAACATTTAATATTAACGTCAATAAAACTCTAGAATTGCTGAAGCTGCTAGACCCAGAAAAATGCGAACAGGTGATTTATTTTTCTACGGCTAGCGTTTTAAGTCATCACAATCAACCACTCAAAGAAGCCGGGGAAATAGGGACAGATTACGTCAGTTCTAAGTATCACTGCTTACAGGAACTACCAAAACTGGCGATCGCACCGAAAATTACTACAGTTTTTCCGACTTTGGTTTTGGGTGGTGATGCGAATAAACCCTATTCTCATTTAACAGCCGGGATTCCTGAAGTTACAAAATACGTCAATTTAATTCGATTTTTGCAAACCGATGGTAGTTTCCACTTTATCCACGGCAAAGACATTGCGACCACAGTCAAATATTTAATTGAAAATCCCTCTAGTGGAAATGAATTCCGCAAGTTTGTTTTAGGTCAAGAGAAATTAACTGTTAACCAAGCCGTAGAACAACTCTGCGCCTATCTAGGTAAAAAGATTTATTTTCGCCTTCCGCTATCTTTATCATTGGCAAATCTAATTATTGCCGTCTTCCGCATTCAAATGGCTGCTTGGGATAGATTCTGCATGAACTATCGCCATTTTACCTACGAAAACGCTATCAATCCCGCCAGTTTTGGTTTACCAAATTACTGTGCAACTATGAGTGATGTCTTGAAAATTAGTGGTGTGAAAAGACATTAG
- a CDS encoding YcjF family protein: MPLSRIVTLIVGLIVILGLSLWLIDSLSRLYWQLSYSPLLGNLLLLLLIVLIAGLVAAFVYYVMVLQAGEKRSRRQRPRVTPAQIPAAKSDAASSTLQAVRQQVAQIQDEVTRQALLSRSREIEVNLARGEIQVVVFGTGSAGKTSLVNAIMGRMVGQVNAPMGTTQVGETYCLRLKGLERKILITDTPGILEAGVAGTEREQLARALATEADLLLFVVDNDLRRSEYEPLRGLAEIGKRSLLILNKTDLYTDDDKESILARLRQRVRGFIAPNDVVAIAANPQSAQLETGELFQPEADIVPLLRRMAAILRAEGEDLVADNILLQSLRLGEEARKLIDAQRRRQADKIVERFQWIGAGVVSVTPLPVVDLLATAAVNAQMVVEIGRIYGCELNMERGRELALSLAKTLASLGIVKGAIQLLSTALQTNPATFIIGRAIQGVTAAYLTRIAGKSFIEYFRHDQDWGDGGMTEVVQRQFQINRRDEFIKAFVQEAIARVVKPLTDKSEVAEEVNEEQS, from the coding sequence ATGCCTCTCTCGCGCATAGTAACGCTGATTGTTGGTTTGATAGTGATTTTGGGGTTAAGCCTATGGCTGATTGATTCCCTGTCACGCCTTTACTGGCAGTTGTCTTATTCGCCACTGCTGGGCAATTTGCTGTTGCTGCTGTTAATTGTGCTGATTGCCGGATTAGTTGCGGCTTTTGTTTATTATGTGATGGTGTTGCAAGCTGGGGAAAAACGTTCTCGCCGCCAGCGTCCGCGCGTGACTCCAGCGCAAATCCCGGCTGCTAAATCTGATGCGGCTTCCTCGACTTTACAAGCTGTGCGCCAACAGGTGGCGCAAATTCAAGATGAAGTCACAAGACAAGCTTTACTTAGTCGATCGCGGGAAATTGAAGTTAATTTAGCACGGGGCGAAATCCAAGTAGTAGTATTCGGTACGGGAAGCGCTGGTAAAACTTCCTTGGTAAATGCCATTATGGGGCGCATGGTGGGACAGGTAAATGCACCAATGGGCACTACCCAGGTAGGAGAAACCTATTGTTTACGGTTGAAGGGATTGGAACGGAAAATATTAATTACCGATACCCCAGGGATTTTAGAAGCAGGAGTTGCAGGGACAGAACGAGAACAACTAGCACGAGCTTTGGCAACGGAAGCTGATTTATTATTGTTTGTTGTCGATAATGATTTACGGCGATCGGAATATGAACCCCTCAGAGGTTTGGCGGAAATTGGTAAGCGATCGCTGTTAATTCTCAACAAAACCGATTTATATACAGACGACGATAAAGAATCTATTTTGGCGCGCTTGCGTCAACGGGTGCGGGGATTTATTGCCCCTAACGATGTGGTAGCGATCGCGGCTAATCCTCAATCTGCCCAATTAGAAACAGGTGAACTCTTCCAGCCAGAAGCAGATATTGTACCCTTGTTGCGGCGAATGGCGGCAATTTTACGGGCTGAGGGTGAAGATTTAGTAGCAGATAATATTCTCTTACAATCTCTGCGATTAGGTGAAGAAGCGCGGAAACTCATCGATGCTCAACGCCGCCGCCAAGCCGATAAAATCGTGGAGCGCTTTCAGTGGATTGGTGCAGGTGTGGTATCAGTTACACCTTTACCAGTGGTAGATTTACTAGCGACTGCGGCGGTAAATGCCCAAATGGTCGTAGAAATCGGTAGAATTTACGGTTGTGAATTAAACATGGAACGGGGGCGAGAATTAGCCCTATCTTTAGCCAAAACCCTGGCGAGTTTAGGAATTGTCAAAGGGGCAATTCAACTACTTTCTACAGCTTTACAAACCAACCCAGCTACTTTTATTATTGGGCGAGCAATTCAAGGTGTAACAGCAGCTTATTTAACTCGAATTGCTGGGAAAAGCTTTATTGAATATTTTCGGCACGATCAAGATTGGGGCGATGGTGGAATGACAGAAGTTGTGCAGCGACAGTTTCAAATTAATCGCCGCGATGAATTTATTAAGGCTTTTGTCCAAGAAGCGATCGCACGAGTAGTCAAACCTTTAACCGATAAATCGGAAGTTGCGGAAGAAGTGAATGAGGAGCAAAGTTAA
- the hemE gene encoding uroporphyrinogen decarboxylase yields MGVSSTAPRLLMAARGEVVDRPPVWMMRQAGRYMKAYRDLREKYPSFRDRSEIPEVAIEVSLQPWRAFQPDGVILFSDIVTPLPGLGIDMDIAEGKGPIIHSPIRTQEQVDNLRPFEPEASLPFIKTILQALRQEVGNQSTVLGFVGAPWTLAAYAVEGKGSKTYSIIKNMAFSDPTILHQFLEKLADAIAVYARYQIDCGAQVVQMFDSWAGQLSPQDYDTFALPYQRRVFEQVKQTHPDTPLILLVSGSAGVLERMAQSGADIVTVDWAVDMADARARLGKHVKVQGNLDPGVLFGSKQFIRDRILDTVRKAGNWGHILNLGHGVLPETPEENVAFFFETAKQLNALV; encoded by the coding sequence ATGGGTGTTTCCTCAACAGCTCCTAGACTCCTCATGGCAGCTCGTGGTGAAGTAGTAGACCGTCCTCCAGTATGGATGATGCGACAAGCGGGAAGGTACATGAAAGCTTATCGCGATTTAAGGGAGAAGTATCCTTCTTTCCGCGATCGCTCAGAAATTCCCGAAGTAGCGATTGAGGTTTCCCTACAGCCTTGGAGAGCCTTTCAACCAGACGGGGTGATTTTATTCTCCGACATTGTAACGCCATTGCCTGGTTTAGGCATTGACATGGACATTGCGGAAGGTAAAGGGCCAATTATTCACTCGCCCATTCGCACTCAAGAACAAGTAGATAACCTGCGTCCCTTTGAACCCGAAGCATCCCTGCCGTTTATAAAAACCATATTGCAGGCGTTGCGTCAAGAGGTAGGGAATCAATCAACGGTATTAGGCTTTGTCGGTGCGCCGTGGACATTAGCTGCTTATGCAGTAGAAGGAAAAGGTTCTAAAACCTATTCCATCATCAAGAATATGGCGTTTTCTGACCCGACAATTCTGCATCAGTTTTTAGAAAAACTAGCAGATGCGATCGCAGTTTACGCACGCTACCAAATTGACTGTGGTGCTCAAGTTGTCCAAATGTTCGACTCCTGGGCAGGTCAATTAAGTCCTCAAGATTATGACACCTTTGCTTTGCCATATCAGCGACGGGTTTTTGAACAAGTCAAGCAAACCCACCCCGACACACCCTTAATTTTGTTAGTTAGCGGTAGTGCAGGCGTGCTGGAAAGAATGGCACAATCTGGTGCGGATATTGTGACTGTAGACTGGGCAGTAGACATGGCAGATGCAAGGGCCAGATTAGGCAAGCACGTGAAAGTTCAGGGAAATCTTGACCCTGGTGTATTATTTGGTTCCAAACAGTTTATTCGCGATCGCATCCTTGATACTGTTCGCAAAGCTGGTAACTGGGGCCATATTCTCAACCTCGGTCATGGCGTACTACCAGAAACTCCAGAAGAAAATGTTGCTTTCTTCTTTGAAACAGCAAAGCAACTTAATGCACTAGTTTAG
- a CDS encoding GAF domain-containing protein, whose product MKLNFPTSSQTEQSNNWDNIDNLSTNVSYAAAVNLLGQKALSGIDLSYLFQDTVALVSQILNIKYSRIWQVLSDGNSLRKVASLGESSLTTDAYEIHVGINQGLKKILDERQKIININTAACQIEHFAIPSPPDSVAGLSVLITGATKPLGFLEVYATEARDFSPEDIHFLQSVTHVLATAIERKLSEALVYTQSQVLEQVAFGVNLYEIFNNLCILLEQQLPGAYCSILVVDQDKRRLRGGAAPTIPEEFAKGVDGLMIGENCGSCGTAAYRGDTVFVNDIANDPLWADFRDFALSYNIRACWSSPFTSQSGEVLGTFAISHKFPCHPTPHHLEILKTATHIASIATETARAAEALQKANNELERKVEERTTELRRALLDLQTTQAQLVHSEKMSSLGQMVAGVAHEINNPISFIAGNLEYANQYIDDLLNLIAVYQEQYREPNPTIVSKIKAIDLEYLCQDLPKLMQSMTVGSERIKNIVLGLRNFSRLDEATTKSVDIHEGIDNTLMILNHQLVINSQLPNIQIIKDYGQLPKVSCYVNQLNQVFLNILNNAIYALKANIERWQSTTAIPTIIIKTSVKEDRVLISIKDNALGMTPEVQKQIFDPFFTTKPVGQGTGLGLSISYQIIVERHQGQLNCISTLGEGTEFLIEIPMQM is encoded by the coding sequence ATGAAATTAAATTTTCCTACATCAAGCCAAACAGAACAATCAAACAACTGGGATAACATTGATAATTTATCAACTAATGTCAGCTATGCAGCTGCTGTAAATTTACTAGGACAAAAAGCATTATCAGGAATTGACTTGTCCTACTTGTTCCAAGATACAGTAGCCTTAGTATCTCAAATATTAAATATTAAATATAGTAGAATTTGGCAAGTACTTTCAGATGGAAATTCTCTGCGTAAAGTAGCTAGTCTTGGAGAATCGTCTTTAACCACAGATGCTTATGAAATTCATGTGGGAATTAATCAAGGATTAAAAAAAATCTTGGACGAGAGGCAAAAAATTATTAATATCAATACAGCCGCTTGTCAGATAGAACATTTTGCTATTCCTTCTCCACCTGACAGTGTTGCTGGTTTAAGTGTACTAATTACTGGTGCGACTAAACCTTTAGGTTTTCTGGAAGTATATGCTACTGAGGCAAGAGATTTTTCTCCTGAAGATATTCATTTTCTACAATCTGTAACCCATGTTTTAGCTACCGCAATTGAACGCAAGCTATCAGAAGCATTAGTGTATACCCAAAGTCAGGTTTTAGAACAAGTTGCCTTTGGAGTTAACTTATATGAAATTTTTAATAATCTGTGTATTTTATTAGAGCAACAATTACCTGGAGCTTATTGCTCAATTTTAGTTGTAGATCAAGACAAACGCCGACTGCGGGGAGGAGCAGCACCAACTATACCAGAGGAATTTGCTAAAGGTGTTGATGGTTTGATGATTGGTGAAAATTGTGGTTCTTGTGGAACTGCAGCTTATAGAGGAGATACAGTATTTGTTAATGATATTGCTAATGATCCATTATGGGCTGATTTTCGAGATTTTGCTTTGAGCTACAATATTAGAGCTTGTTGGTCATCACCTTTTACTTCACAAAGTGGTGAAGTTTTAGGGACATTTGCCATATCTCATAAATTTCCCTGTCATCCGACTCCGCATCATTTAGAAATTCTGAAAACAGCTACTCATATTGCTAGTATTGCCACAGAAACAGCTAGAGCTGCAGAAGCTCTGCAAAAGGCTAATAATGAATTAGAGCGGAAAGTTGAAGAACGCACGACTGAATTAAGAAGAGCGCTACTAGATCTACAAACAACACAAGCGCAATTGGTTCATAGTGAAAAAATGTCTAGTCTTGGACAAATGGTAGCAGGGGTTGCCCATGAAATTAACAATCCGATTAGTTTTATAGCTGGTAATCTCGAATATGCAAATCAGTATATCGATGATTTACTAAATTTAATTGCAGTTTATCAAGAGCAGTATCGCGAACCAAATCCTACTATAGTATCCAAAATCAAAGCTATCGATTTGGAGTATTTATGTCAAGATTTACCTAAATTGATGCAATCTATGACAGTAGGTAGTGAGAGAATTAAAAACATTGTTTTAGGATTGCGTAACTTCTCACGACTAGATGAAGCAACAACTAAGTCGGTAGATATTCATGAAGGTATAGATAATACATTAATGATTCTGAATCATCAATTGGTAATCAATAGTCAGTTACCTAATATTCAGATAATTAAAGATTATGGACAACTGCCCAAGGTTAGTTGTTATGTCAACCAATTAAATCAGGTATTTCTGAACATTTTGAATAATGCAATTTATGCGTTAAAAGCAAATATAGAACGTTGGCAATCTACCACTGCTATTCCTACTATTATAATTAAAACTTCAGTTAAAGAAGATAGGGTTTTAATTAGTATTAAAGATAATGCACTAGGTATGACTCCAGAGGTGCAAAAACAGATATTTGATCCATTCTTTACTACTAAACCTGTGGGTCAAGGAACTGGTTTAGGGTTATCAATCAGTTATCAAATTATTGTGGAAAGGCATCAAGGGCAACTCAATTGTATTTCTACATTAGGGGAAGGAACTGAATTTTTAATTGAGATTCCTATGCAAATGTAG
- a CDS encoding acyl-CoA desaturase — translation MAAKSLAFAPEQQTSLRLSWTNVVFFGTVHALALLAPWFFSWSALGIMLFLHWLFGSIGICLGYHRLLSHRSFQVPKWLEYAIAIIGALALQGGPIFWVGGHRQHHAHTEDISLDPYSAKRGFWWSHMLWIFYPRAEFFDYEVYQKYAPDLARQPFYRWLDRYFLLLQIPLGILLYALGGWSFVIYGMFLRSVLLWHSTWFVNSATHKWGYRSFDATDDSRNLWWVSIVTYGEGWHNNHHTYPHVAKSGFSWWEVDITWWSIHLLKKLGLAKKVIMPPSHSTTQV, via the coding sequence ATGGCTGCAAAATCGCTGGCGTTCGCCCCTGAGCAACAAACGTCACTCCGTCTCAGTTGGACGAACGTAGTATTCTTTGGCACAGTTCATGCCTTAGCTTTACTAGCTCCTTGGTTTTTCTCCTGGTCGGCATTAGGTATAATGCTGTTTCTGCACTGGTTATTCGGAAGTATTGGGATTTGTTTAGGCTATCACCGACTACTCAGCCATCGTAGCTTCCAAGTACCCAAGTGGTTAGAATATGCGATCGCAATTATTGGCGCTTTAGCTTTACAAGGCGGGCCGATTTTCTGGGTGGGTGGACACCGCCAACATCACGCCCACACTGAAGATATTAGTCTTGATCCTTACTCTGCCAAACGCGGGTTTTGGTGGAGTCATATGTTGTGGATTTTCTATCCCCGCGCCGAGTTTTTTGATTACGAAGTTTATCAAAAATATGCGCCCGATTTAGCACGTCAACCCTTTTATCGTTGGTTAGATCGCTACTTCTTGTTACTGCAAATTCCTTTGGGAATTTTGCTCTATGCTTTGGGCGGTTGGTCTTTTGTGATTTATGGTATGTTTCTGCGCTCAGTATTACTGTGGCATTCTACTTGGTTTGTCAACTCTGCAACTCACAAATGGGGTTACCGTTCCTTCGATGCAACTGACGACTCACGCAACCTTTGGTGGGTATCTATTGTGACTTATGGTGAAGGCTGGCATAACAACCATCACACTTATCCCCATGTAGCGAAATCAGGATTTTCTTGGTGGGAAGTAGATATTACTTGGTGGAGTATCCATCTTCTCAAGAAATTAGGTTTAGCTAAAAAAGTAATTATGCCTCCGTCTCACAGCACAACACAAGTATAA